Within uncultured Fibrobacter sp., the genomic segment CTCGAAGACGAATTCGAAGTCGAAATCCTCGACTCCGACGCCGAAAAGTTTGCCAAGGTTGCCGACGTGGTTGCCTTCATCGAAGCTAAGAAGGCTTAATTTATTAGCCTCTCTCGATAAGAAACTAGACTGGGTGGCCCGGAATGGGTTGCCCTTTCTTTTTTAAACTTGAAACCTATCTATGGAAAATCAAAATCTACTCCACAAAGTGCTGAAACTCTGGTTTCGCCAGAAGTCCGATGGCGGGCTTGAGGCGAAGCTCGGGTACCGGTTCAAGGATCCTGAACTTTTGGCGCACGCCCTGGTGCACCGCTCCTTTTTGACGGGCACGGACATGCCTTACGTGAGCAACAACGAACGTCTGGAATTCCTGGGCGATTCCGTGCTGAACATGCTCACCACCGAATACCTTTACAAGACTTACCCCGACGACCCGGAAGGTGAACTTTCCAAGCGCAAGAGCGCGATTGTTTCGGGACATGCCTGCGCGCAGTCTTCCAAGGAATGGAGCCTGAGCGAATACGTGAAGGTGGGCAAGGCCGAAGAAAAGCTCGGCGGCCGCGGCAAAGAAAGTATTCTGGCCGACGCTTACGAAGCGGTTCTTGGCGCCGTCTATCTGGATGGTGGCCTCGAAGAAGTCCGCGTGATTCTGAACAAGTTCCACTTTCCGCGTGTGCAAGAGATTATCTCTGCCGAAGACTTTATCAACCACAAGAGTGAATTGCTGGAATATCTGCAGGGCAAGCTCCGCACGGTGCCGGAATATGTGGTGGTCGATGAATCGGGCCCGGAACACCAGAAGGTGTTCACGGTCGAAGTCCATGTGGACGGCCGCGTGTACGGTCGCGGACAGGGTGGCAACAAGAAGAAGGCCGAACAGGAGGCCTCTCGCGTGTCGCTCGAAATGCTTTTAGCTGAGGCTGCCAAAGCCGAATCGGAAAAAGGCCCCGAAGAATCGAAGCCTAAAAAGCAGAAGCAGCGCCACGTCGGCCTGCCGTAATCTTGTCTTTTGCATTGTCA encodes:
- the rnc gene encoding ribonuclease III, producing the protein MENQNLLHKVLKLWFRQKSDGGLEAKLGYRFKDPELLAHALVHRSFLTGTDMPYVSNNERLEFLGDSVLNMLTTEYLYKTYPDDPEGELSKRKSAIVSGHACAQSSKEWSLSEYVKVGKAEEKLGGRGKESILADAYEAVLGAVYLDGGLEEVRVILNKFHFPRVQEIISAEDFINHKSELLEYLQGKLRTVPEYVVVDESGPEHQKVFTVEVHVDGRVYGRGQGGNKKKAEQEASRVSLEMLLAEAAKAESEKGPEESKPKKQKQRHVGLP